The Planctomycetaceae bacterium nucleotide sequence GGCTGGCGAAAACTCCGAGGTCATCAACACATCCCGGAACTGATCAAAGGCGTCCGCTTCATCGACGGCATCAACGAACAATCTGTCGATGAGCTCAATTCCTCAACCACCAAATCCCATACAACTCATACCGAAGTCGTCGCCTGAAAGATTCCTCCTGAACACAACATTTGGAAGTAACTCCCTGGTCCGGACCATACTGATCAACGGGGCCACCGACGCCAAGAACTCCAATCACAAATGGCAACGCCGGGGCGTTCAGATCTTTCCGCACGTCCCGAATGAAATGAACCATTGCGTCAGTATAAGCATCATAGCCACCGGGCTGGTCGCGAGTCGGATAAGTGCCTGAATCCACCATATCGTTCCAGCCCTGAAACCAGACAAACCCGGCCAGTTCATAGCCCTGTGATGCAATGTCATCGGGCATGAT carries:
- a CDS encoding sialate O-acetylesterase — protein: LTMQKLIDGPILIIKTSWGGKSLNTDFRSPGAGPYVFNESQLATFRKQSKDPVVIKAEKEAATGVHYRLMIDHVRSVTADLKRIMPDDIASQGYELAGFVWFQGWNDMVDSGTYPTRDQPGGYDAYTDAMVHFIRDVRKDLNAPALPFVIGVLGVGGPVDQYGPDQGVTSKCCVQEESFRRRLRYELYGIWWLRN